cttttttttgtaatttttcctttagcGTTTTATCCTTCAAGTGGAACTTCTTCACCGAGCTGAATTGGTCTACGATATTTTTGATCTGTTCAAAGTGTTTCTCCTTCAGCGAGTTCTCCAGTTCGCcgtctttttttctcgtcTCAAGGGGCCCCTTCTCCCTATATCTGTGCGCATTCAGATCCGGATTGCATCCCCCTCGTTGGTCGCTTCTCACCGTGGAGTGGattcttcccccctccggCATTAGGCAGTTTTCCTTCCCCATCTCGTCATAGTCGTGAATCATTGACAGTATGTACTCCACACTTGGCGTGTTGTTCtcattgtaaattttttccacaaaatattttctcttcttcttcatttcgtgCATGACCAGTTTAAGCTTCTCTATATGGAGCATCCGTTCCTGCTCGTTCATGATTTTGAAGTTACAAAGCATGTAGTTGTACACGCTGTGTAGTTGTTCTCTCAGGGCATTGGTGGTGCTTCCATCACTGAGAGGGTGTTGGTTCCTATTTGACTGAAtgagtttttcattttcgtttacCCCTTCTGTGGTATCCTTCTCAATCGAGTCAACCATGGAAGGTTCCAACAGTAAAGGTTGCTCATCATTCCATTGGACTCCCTCCTCAATGGGTACAGTACCATCACTGTCttcacttaaaaataaattcaattCTATGTCATACAGAGAGTGGtcaaaaaagtgtaaatctatgtaagaaaaaagaagagccATTATACTGGATACTTTCAAGTCGTGGATTTGCtttatcataatattttttatgaccaCGGTCAGGTGAATTGAAAAGTAGGAATAGTATGACAAGCTGTATAAACTCTCCAACACATTGACCAGGTAGCTACTATcggcatttttaaaaattaacaaaaccTTGTTCAAGTCGAACTTGTAATTTTTGACGTCAAAAAATGGGTACGCGCTATAGGAACTCTTAAAATAGTTGTCTTCCTTCAGTGCACTTAGCCCTTTGATGAATAGGGAGCCCTTATACTTGCAACTCTGGTTTGTTCGCTTCGCCGAGGGGTCGCTATTCAGGGGTGGTGACTGTTCCTTCGTATGGTGATTGTTTGTTACTCCATATGGCCGATATCCAAGCTGGGTTCCACCACTAGAAACGGTTCCAACGCCGCTAAACGAGCTGCGCGTGTTGAAGTTGGCCGAGTGGGACCTAGCAATTCCCACCCCCTTTGGGGTGTCCCCCTTAGGGACATTCGCCTCCCCACAAGAGATGTTCCTCCCCCCGTAGGCACCAGCCAAAATCTTCTGCTCATTCGAAATGaccaggagaagaagcagaatgAAGTCTTCATCCCTCAAATTCAGTAAActcaaaatgtgtaaaaatttacatgcaCACTTAAAAGATAtgtcattatatttataagtgaacataaaattaaaaatgtcaaataTGAGTTCATCGATGTTCTgacttcttttatttttaatgtaaaaTTTGGCGAGAGCTAAAAGTAGGTGCTGCAGTGAGGTCACATTCACGCTGTGCATGTATTTGTATGTCACCGTTCTCACttcttcatataattctttcgggaaaatatttatcttgGACAGACACGAAATTGATATGCAGAAGGaatttatattcatatttttgaagaCGGTAAGTTTATTCACTATTGCTCTTATGAGTTCGTTTTCAAGGGCCACCGTTTGGATGTCGCTTTGGGGGGGCACCACTCCGCGGGGGCCTCCTTCTACGTGGCTGCCTTCTTCTACGTGGCTGCCTTCTTCTACGTGGCTGCCTTCTTCTACGTGACTGCCTCCTTCTACGTGGCTGCCTCCTTCTACGTGGCTGCCTCCTTCTACGTGGCTGCCTTCTCCTACGTGGCTGCCTTCTCCTACGTGGCTGCCCCGTTTGGCGCTTCCCGAGGGGGAGGGCATTATGGACTCCTCCCTCCCCTTTCTCCTATCTATGAGGTTGTTGAGCCCGTACAGCAAGCAGGACAAGCCGTATTCATTAATCTtatcgatttttttaataatttctttaatgACTCggaggtaaaaaagggggtccATATTTCTGACCTTAAGCTTCCCCCAAGAGTAGAGCAACGCGACAAGCGAGTGGATATTCGCATCAGTCACTTCATCGAAGAAGTTCCTTTTGtccaacgaaaaaaaattattgttaaaGAGTTGATACTTGGCTAGACTGTTACATATAGTAATATTATTACTcagagaaatattttttttcttgtaaatcaaaatattaattattttgttaagtAACAACAGATCGTGGTCGTTCCCGTTGTACTTCAAATGGTTAGCAAAGAGGGTGACTATGTCCTTCTCACAGAATTCGTttaggaggaagaagcaaaatttgTTTAGGTAGTTTCCACTTTGTGTGAAGTTGTGTTTGTTCAGGTGGAGGATCATATTGAAGACTTCCTTCTTGCGGATTGATATGATGTTGTGCTTCAGGCTGGCGTCGTACAACTGGAGGATTTGCCGAGGGGGggtccccccttttggttcATCGCCTCCAATTGGTTCATCGCCTCCAACTGGGTCAGCTTTGCCCCCGCCGCTTCTCTGTGGGGAAGATGCGGCGAACTCCTGGTGGGCCCTCTGCATGCCGCGGAGGAACTCCCTCCTCTTCAACGGCAAATTAGAGGCCAACTGCCCGCGTGGGGCAGCGCGACGCCCCAACACATTGGTTAAGCGGTCACTACCAAGTGAAGCAACTCCCTCGAGTGTGTCTCTCTCCCGCGGGGGGGTAGCTTCTCCCTCCCGATTCGTGGGGGCCTTATTCACGGAGCTATGTTCCCTTATCCTCTTAGTAACCGCCACAAGCGGCTTATAAAACTGCTTCCTCTCAATCTGCACCCCCTTCAGCTCATCTTCATACTTGTTAAAAACGCTTCggtaatttaaaaagttaaagaaaATACTCAAGGGAGGAGGCTTCTTTTCCTGTCTTTCTGAACTGTACAGGTAAAAATTGTCCCAATAAATTTGCCGGTACTTTTCCACGAGGCTGTCCGATcgaaaaatttcataaaaaagaaacaaaataaaggccACGTTCTTTTCCCTACTCTGATGATAACCTTTGTACGTataggaaattttttccttcacgagTTGATGGTTGCTCGATCTtctatatatgtgcacactcctttcccctttcccttctccttctccttcgccTTCCCCTTCATAACagtgtaacattttttttaaaaaagttcagaaaaaaggaggagtaattcaaattggtaaaaaaggggattaaataaaagtgaaaatgCACAATGatgttgtttaaaaatttgagaaATTCAGTTAAGTAAAATTcgaagaatttattttcgcTTGCTGGGATGTGGCTGAAGTACTGAAACAGGAATAACGGATTGTACACGTAAAAATTGGAGAAGTACACAGCCTTCATGTATTTGTACGTCCTGTCGTCGTAAttatttgcacacacactGAGGAACGCGTTTAGCACGGGCTCCTTCAGTGTGTATCGACTTAATCCGTTCCGCGGGGGGGCCCTTCCCGACTGGCACGCCCCTTCAACGTTGCTTCCTTCAAAGGTGGTGCCTTCAAAAGTGCTGTATGCGATGTTGCTTCCTCCAAAGGTGCTTCCCCCAAAGGTGCTTCCCCCAAAGGTGCTTCCCCCAAAGGTGCTTCCCCCAAAGGTGCTTCCCCCAAAGGTGCTTCCTCCAAAGCTGCTGCCTTCAACGTTGGGGTGGCTGAGCAGGCTGCTTCTCAGCTTATTGTTTAGCAGCTCTTGCGGGGAGCTTTCCTCCCCCCgcgttgcaatttttttttttgcattttcgtaaaattttaaacactTGTACTGATcagatttttcaaaaatttctttGTAAACTCCCAAATGGTTCGTCCTgtgattgtaaaaaaagtatttaatTTCGTCTTCGTAAATTTCGTCCCTTTGTGTTACGTGGCTTtcgttttcctccttttttgccttgtGTCCGCCGCGCCGTTTCCTCGGgtcctttttccctccctgGTGCGCCCAGTTGCCGGCTTTCTGCGGGTGCCTTTTGTCCGGACAAGGGGGTTCGCTCCTGTCGGGGGGGGGTCTCACTGCTGTGCTGGCATTACTGGGGGGGGGACTCACTGCTGGGTTGCCATTCCTGGGAGGACATTCCACTGCTGCGCTGCCACTCCTGGGGGGCGATTCCACTGCCGCTCTCCCCTGGACGCTCTCATTCACAAAACTGACCACATCGAACAAATACACGTCCTGCGCGCGGGGCTTCTCCGCAACCCCACCTGTATTAGCAAAAAACGTGTCGTCTAAAATACGATGGTATGTGAGAACCACCGACGTATGGTCTCTCCCCAAATGTCCATTTTTCTGGCATCTCCCAATCAACTCCACCTTGTTCGTAAAAGCCTCTAACACATTcagcttaaaaaattcacaatttttaaaatccaCACTTAActtaagaagaagaaaaaggtgatAGAGACTAGCTCTGTGGATGTGTCTCTTCGCTGTCCCCAGTAACTGCTTAGCATTATTGGCAAAAATGCAATCagtcaaaaattttttaatgtgatGTTTTCTGTTCCCTCCTAGGGGAAGATacttaaatttgttttttttcagccgTTCTATGTCTCTCCTTGCAAGGGTTATAACATctgtttttacaaaattacaATAATGGGTGTTTCTGTTTTTGTTCCCTGTGCTGCCTTCGTTTCTCCCTCTGAACAGGGCAACTATTTCGTTGTACTTGGTGTTGGTCATAAATTGAACCCTCTCTCCcacccttttctttttatctaCCACGTATGTATttctctccccattttttgtgtcgCTTCGGTAGAGGTAGCATTTTATGTTGATATTTGCGAAGTTGGGTTTCTTTCTTTTGAGGGGAAATTTTGGCATAAttctttgttcattttatgggcagagggggagaaaaggggCGGCATAAGTTTCGACAGACCTTTCACCAACGAACCGGCCGTGGTGATACACGTGCTAGTGTACACCTCTCTTCGGCCAGTCTGCCTGCGCAAAAGttggattcttttttttctctccttttatttctctccttttatttgtctcctttttttctctcctttttttctctcctttttttctctcctttttttctctccttttttttcccagtgAGTGGGTCCAGTTCAGTCATGCATACACTTATGCGCAGATTAGTGCATCCTACATACacgaatacaaaaaaatatttacgcgTTCATCTGTCCCATACGGACAACGGTGGGAGCATCCACATccacgggggaaaaaaacaaactcgCCTTTCCGCGACGATGAGAGTGGGGGGCATGCAGAAGGGGCGACTTGGGCGCAGGCGGGCATAACAATCGTTTCCACGAGTGGGCATAACAATTCTCTTCCGCGGGTAGGGGGCGCGTTTTCGGCGGGGAAGGCGTCATCAGGTGGCTACTCTTGCCAACCGTTTCAGCGGCTGCTTTTTCCAATCGTTTCAGCGGCTACTCTTGCCAATCGTTTCAGCGGCTACTCTTGCCAATCGTATGAGCACTTCCTTTATGCGGATCGCTGGCGCGACTCATTTTACTCACCCTTTTTGTTCGGCTGCTCTCGCTCAGTTGGTCCCCTTTTTCGGCGCCGCGGGATGGGCGACGTTACTTCGCGCAACGCCGTCGGGGCAGGCCGGCCGCCACcccacatatgcatatgtaacaTAATAAGTGCATGCTCGATTTTGCCGCGGTTTGATTTTCACTCTACCTTTTTTGGCGCCtctttaattatttttttttttccaaagaagctctccccttttttaagagcgctctttttcgttttttcgttttttcgttttttcgatttttccctttttccgtttttcaattttttcagagttaattttttttttggcttgtattttctttttttgcgcaacatttattttccctctgTAGGTTGGCCACCCACCGCTCTTTGAAAAAGTTTTCCACTTTCCTGAAAGGCGGATATTGGGGCTgctttcctccccccccccttcatAAATTAATATTCCCCTTTGCGctttgttttcttctttccaaaCGAACTGTTGTTCATCCCGCTGAGTAGAACGTTGCGCACGGAGAAGTTGCCGCAGGGGGTTGCGTGCCGCGGCCCCCACAGAGTATACGCGTGTCAAAAGCACATATACCATCTGCGCGTGTCACCAGTACATGCCATTTGTGCGTACCACCAACAAGCGCCACTTACACGTGCCATTTAAACGTGCCATCTCCACCTGCTTGCCCGCGCATCATGAAGCTCTGCAGCAGGCTGAGGGACGTGCTGGCCAACTGCAGCAGCAGGAAGGCGGACAAGGAGTGCATAGAATACGTGAAAAAAATcctgaaggagaagaataaaaaaagcgagGAGCAAACAAAGGAGCTGTTCGAATTCTTAGCCAACATTATTTATGAAGACTTAGAAAGAgacatattaaaaataagtattTCGAacttggaggaaaaaaaatcctattCAACAATTTGAGGAAgctatttaaaattttaatccccttcgaagaagaaaatggctACCAGGAGGTCCTCTGCGATTTTCTATTCTACTTGTTTAAGTACATGCGTAGAGTCAACGTGAAGAAATGTTACAAATTGGTGAGGAAGGTGACAATCATGGATGTCTCCACCTCTGACAATACTGACAATATGAGCGATGGTAAGGGTGATGGTAAGGGTGACCAGGTAAAGAACAGGAGCCCCTTTCGTATGGTACCCTTCCTACTTAGCAGCAACATCCTGATCTACCTAGAAATGCTAAAGAGAGAAGACAGTAAAAACATGCAGCAGGATGAACACTATTTTTACCAGAGTATGAAGAACATCATGATGAGCAAGAAGTACGTCTTGATGTTGAGTCAAGTCATAGGGAGTGTAGTAACCAAATTTCCCAATTTTCCTCATTTCATAGACACATCGTTTAATCTCTACCTTTATGTACGTAATGGgttggttccttttttcctaaaaaatgtatacaaaagGATTACAGATTTATTTCAActaaaagggaaagaaattaatacaaaatttactGTGAAGAAGTATTAcggatttttattttatgtatacttTATTTACAAATTGAAGATCATCACCTGTTTGCATTTAAACCCAAGTAGTACCTATAGCTTACTAAATGATTCTGTTCAATTGAGCACAATCTTGGATCTATATTCTCACGTTTTGAGAgactataaaaatatcttaCACTTATGCTTCACCGTTataagcaataaaaaaaacaacaagaCCGTTTTGAATACTTTTTGTTTAGCCATCATTTATTTGGTAAATCTCCTTCATGCTAACCACAACGATATTTTGAATGTCTTTCCAGAAAGTACAAAGAATAACTCCTCTTTGTTTAAGAAATACAGAGATGTGTTTTCTATGTATCGCAAATTGTTTGACGCTATGTTTAAGCTAAGTGAAGAGCCTTCGTTTAGTCTATCAAAGGTGAAACTCGCTGTGTTTTGCAACCTCTCCTCGGGTAGATTCAACAATCATTTCGtatcaaaaagggagaagcagaggaaggagaagtggATGTACAGACAGAATTATGCTACCAAGGAAGGGCAGACACGGGATGGTCAGATCGCCCATACGCATAATGCAGATCAGAATAAGGCAGCCTCTGATAGCACGAATCTCCATCGTGAAGCCAACAACTTGATCGTCGAGTGGTTAGCCAAGAAGAAAGGTCACATAAGCAAACAAGAACTGGTGCAGTTAACTTATAGGACTGTAACTGAGCACGACTACTCCTGCTTCGtcgttttctccttcctgtATATGTTGACGAGGAGATTTATCAGATTGTATGACTTCTCCCCCGTCCTACACGACATCGTTTTTTGCAAGCCCTTCCGCATTGGCGAGATCATTATGGAGATGGAGGCTTCTGCTGCGAGTAAGAAGCAGAGCGGCAACAGCGTTGAAAGCGGCAACAGCGTTAAAAGCAGCAAGAGAGTTGAAAGCGGCAAGAGAGTTCAAAGCAGCAAGAGAGTTGAAAGCAGCAAGAGAGTCAAAAGCAGCAAGAGCGTTGTGCCTGCGAAGAAAATCCCCACCACGGAACTCGCCAACATCCTCTACAACAACGCCTTTTTGAATTTACTCAAAGATAAACTGTGCCTTTACCTCAACATTGATGGGAATATACTGAATCTGTTTTTTATGAATGAGCTGTACAAGTTTGTTAACAACAGGGACttgaattacaaaaatttgcactACCTGCTGGCCCACGACACAGGCACGAGGTACTACCGGATGAAtgtgctgctgctgctgcagAAGATTGTCCTGCGCAACGTGCTCAGGTACGCCCTCTCGCTGGGTGGCCAGGCGAACAACGGTAGGGAGAGCAGCGGTAGGGAGAAGAGCGGTAGGGAGAAGAGCGGTAGGGAGAAGAGCGGTAGGGAGAAGAGCGGCAAGGAGATCAACGATCAGGAGAACAACGGCAGGGAGATCAACGAACAGGAGAACAACGGCCAGGAGAACGACTGCGAAGCGGTTGGCGACCAAGTCGATGCTGCCCACTTGCACGCGGGGGGAGGCAGCCAACTGGCCCTCCTCTTCAccaagcaaaacaaaaagctGAAAATGCTCAACATCAACGAGTTCGCCCTGGGCACCAAGGAACTAAAAGCCGCTgcggagaagaaggaagaaaacacgTTCACCATTTTAAAGAGCATCGATTTTGTGGATATCACCGACAGTGCTGAGAAGAAGAGCCTCCAGTTCGACATGAACATAATTAACATCGCCGTAAATCAGCTAACCAAGGAAAGCTTCACCACATTAAAATCGCTGATCTCACtgcaaaataagaaaaaggatCAAACCAAAATGTACATGAAGAATTTGCGCTCCCTTGAAATTTTACTAAAATGCAcgtacaattttgtgaacgAATTTTTGGCCATAATTCACCTGACCAAGTTaggtaaaaaatgcatactCTGTTGTAATGGCAAAAGGCAGCacattttgtgcacacaAAATTATTACGAGAAAGTAaagaataagaagaaaaagataaagacAACGGAAAGGGAAGTGCACCTACAGTTTGAGCCAACGtttggcaaaaaatgtgccaaaagaaataacttcctagttgtaaaaaaactTATTAAATTGTGTGTTTCGATcatgaagaagggaaaaaaaaatccctctgaggagaagcagaaacgACGACACTGTAACATTCAAACGGTGGAATTATCcaaagttatttttttctttttaaccttttGATATTTCACATGACTCATACTTTAAGCAGTgtgctgcaaaaaaaaaacagtgacTCCAGGGTGAACAGAAAGAAGCTCCAGAAAAGGTATCGAAAGGTTTTCCTGGACGCGAACGCTTTGGTCAAACTGGCAAATGCCCACGACTTGCGAGGACCCCTTTCGGACcagttaaaaaaacagatgATCGTTTTCTCGAAGAACTACGTGCCCCTAAGCAAGCTACTCAGCAGCAGTGcgtacaaaaatgagttttTACTTTTCGCGACGCACAGCTTCCTCTCCACGAACAGGAGGAAGGGCTTGAAATTTTCGAGGCGCATGCACAGGCTGTTGAAGGAGGTGTCCCCGCGGCATATGATCGAGGAGGGAGCGGCGGAGAATGGCGTAGAAAGTGAAGAAGATGCCGACCGAAAGGAAGGCCAAGCGGACGGTCAAGCGGACGGCCAAACGGATGACCAAAAGGACGACCAAACGGAAGTCCAAACGGACGGCCAAACGGACGGCCAAACGGAAGGCCAAACGGAAGTCCAAACGGATCACCAAACGGAAGGCCAAACCGACGGCCAAACGGACGACCGAACGGAGGACCCACGCGAAGTACGGGACGACCAGACGGACGACCCAGATGAGGAGCGAGACGGTCAAAGTGACATCGTCGTGACGAACAACTTCCTGCTGGACATACTGACGGAGGAccccaaaaaggaggagaaaaaaaagaagcagaagagcGGAGATTTggcggagaaaaaagaacgtACAAATCTGTTTTACGACGTCACGTATCTGCTGAAGCACCTGAAGGGGAACTTGAAGGACCAGAGTGCCGAGGACACCGTGAGGACGTTGTGCTATGTGGCTCTATCCCTGGCGGTTATCTCGCGCAAGGTGAAAATGAGTGTGCGCTTGGGGGAGCACTTCGGCGGGGGGAGCGTTCAGGGTAGCAGCGAAGGAAGCGCTGAAGGAAGTGGCGAAGGTAGCGGTGAAGACAGCGGTGGAGACAGCGGTGATGACAGCGGTGAAGATAGCGCCGATGAAGAGGATGGCCAAGCCGTTGGAGAAGCCGCTGAAGAAACCGCAGAAGAAACCGCAGAAGAAACCGCTGAAAAAGCCGCTGAAAAAGCCGCTGAAAAAGCCGCTGAAGAAACCACTGAAGAAACCGCTGAAGAAACCGACGCAGCCCAGCCCAGCGGGGACAGCGCACCCCGCCCCCTATCACGCCCCGCCATGTACGCAGCGGACCTGCGCACCCTGGACAAACAAATCAAGCACATCATGATGAGCTTCAAagtgaagaaagaaattgTAGCGCACGACAAAAACAGATTGATCGAACTCATGAAAAATGGCGtcgtaaaaattgtgaagatAATAgtaaaggaaacaaaaaacacagagcttttaaaaagtatgATAAAATGTTTAGAGCATTATAACATGATAGAAAGTAGAATAACACGTAAAAGTCACATAGTGATTAATTACTTACtcgagtttttaaaaatcatcTTTCCCCAATTGAGAAATCGCTATTCAAGATACTTAAGCATATTCTTCAAAAGCGCCTTTGTACGATACTTAAATATTAGCGAGCTTTTTAACGGAATgtacaagaaaaattttgcaaacataattaaaaaatttgcatccGATTTTAATGTTactttttacctgaacagtcaGGTAAAAACAGAAATTATCCAATCAGAGGAAAGAGAATTTATTTCAAGACAAATTATAGCCATCTTCAAagattgcaaaaaaaaaagagtgaacaaaattatgcgTGATGATATTTGCAGTGATTATATTTCCAATTTACTACGTCAATGTAAaacgaatgaaaaaaatttgttaaacaCATTTAGCTTAAATGAATTGTCTCACCTTGTTCatcaaatttgtatataccTTAACAACATATTGACGAGTAACAATGCCtatttatttaacaaaaaggtgACATTGAATTTGTTGGGATTACTAAAAAAGATTAAGTCCATTACGCATATGCAAGGGGATCATAACTTACTCCTTTTTAAGGACCAGCTGataaacacacacatggtTGAAGTTCGGAAATTTCTTACTCTCTTGGATGAACGTATAGATAGCCAGAACATACAAATTAACATTAACGACTTTCACAAAAGGCTTACGAGCATTTTGCAGGACGGGACGCGGCCCGGCGGCGTGAAGCGGCCAAATGGGTCGGAGGCCTTACCGGGGGCGAAGCGCCTGCGAAGTGGCTAAGTGGTGAAGAGGTCAAGAAGGGGCTTCGCCGTGGATTCGCAGCGGATTAGACGTTGCTACAACACTGCTTCGACGTGGCTTCGACCATGTTACGGCCCACTTGAGGGCCAACCGCCTACCCCCCCAGCtacacacatttttgtgattCATTTTTGAACAGGACTCCCCTGTACCAGTCATTCcaatttgctctttttttaaaaaaactcccTAAGGCAACATCTTTTGGAGAAAACTTATTACGTCTTTGTCGAAAGTAACCGGTACTTCCTTCTCGAATTTTTCGATATGCTTATTCCTCCttgggaaaaagggaattcAAATTGGTTTTTTTGTGTGCGGTGGAAGGTGGCTTATTAGGTGGTCTGTCCGTACACGTgctatatgtgtatgtacacacacacaagcATATATTTCCGTGTGCACACGCTTCTGCGTTTTCTCGCAGCCACCGCACCCGTCGATGTCCGGCATGAGCAAGAGCATCTTCTCCGTCGAACTGATGTGCATCCTATTATCGCGCAGCCCCTGACCGTCCTCCTCCATCCGCCGGTGCCTCTCGCAAGCAGCATGGATGAAACAAACCATTTCGTCTACTTCCTGATCGTGGAAGTCAATTTCGCACTTGACGTCCTTCACGTTTTCTTTGTTCT
This genomic stretch from Plasmodium cynomolgi strain B DNA, chromosome 14, whole genome shotgun sequence harbors:
- a CDS encoding hypothetical protein (putative) codes for the protein MPKFPLKRKKPNFANINIKCYLYRSDTKNGERNTYVVDKKKRVGERVQFMTNTKYNEIVALFRGRNEGSTGNKNRNTHYCNFVKTDVITLARRDIERLKKNKFKYLPLGGNRKHHIKKFLTDCIFANNAKQLLGTAKRHIHRASLYHLFLLLKLSVDFKNCEFFKLNVLEAFTNKVELIGRCQKNGHLGRDHTSVVLTYHRILDDTFFANTGGVAEKPRAQDVYLFDVVSFVNESVQGRAAVESPPRSGSAAVECPPRNGNPAVSPPPSNASTAVRPPPDRSEPPCPDKRHPQKAGNWAHQGGKKDPRKRRGGHKAKKEENESHVTQRDEIYEDEIKYFFYNHRTNHLGVYKEIFEKSDQYKCLKFYENAKKKIATRGEESSPQELLNNKLRSSLLSHPNVEGSSFGGSTFGGSTFGGSTFGGSTFGGSTFGGSTFGGSNIAYSTFEGTTFEGSNVEGACQSGRAPPRNGLSRYTLKEPVLNAFLSVCANNYDDRTYKYMKAVYFSNFYVYNPLFLFQYFSHIPASENKFFEFYLTEFLKFLNNIISREKNVAFILFLFYEIFRSDSLVEKYRQIYWDNFYLYSSERQEKKPPPLSIFFNFLNYRSVFNKYEDELKGVQIERKQFYKPLVAVTKRIREHSSVNKAPTNREGEATPPRERDTLEGVASLGSDRLTNVLGRRAAPRGQLASNLPLKRREFLRGMQRAHQEFAASSPQRSGGGKADPVGGDEPIGGDEPKGGTPPRQILQLYDASLKHNIISIRKKEVFNMILHLNKHNFTQSGNYLNKFCFFLLNEFCEKDIVTLFANHLKYNGNDHDLLLLNKIINILIYKKKNISLSNNITICNSLAKYQLFNNNFFSLDKRNFFDEVTDANIHSLVALLYSWGKLKVRNMDPLFYLRVIKEIIKKIDKINEYGLSCLLYGLNNLIDRRKGREESIMPSPSGSAKRGSHVGEGSHVGEGSHVEGGSHVEGGSHVEGGSHVEEGSHVEEGSHVEEGSHVEGGPRGVVPPQSDIQTVALENELIRAIVNKLTVFKNMNINSFCISISCLSKINIFPKELYEEVRTVTYKYMHSVNVTSLQHLLLALAKFYIKNKRSQNIDELIFDIFNFMFTYKYNDISFKCACKFLHILSLLNLRDEDFILLLLLVISNEQKILAGAYGGRNISCGEANVPKGDTPKGVGIARSHSANFNTRSSFSGVGTVSSGGTQLGYRPYGVTNNHHTKEQSPPLNSDPSAKRTNQSCKYKGSLFIKGLSALKEDNYFKSSYSAYPFFDVKNYKFDLNKVLLIFKNADSSYLVNVLESLYSLSYYSYFSIHLTVVIKNIMIKQIHDLKVSSIMALLFSYIDLHFFDHSLYDIELNLFLSEDSDGTVPIEEGVQWNDEQPLLLEPSMVDSIEKDTTEGVNENEKLIQSNRNQHPLSDGSTTNALREQLHSVYNYMLCNFKIMNEQERMLHIEKLKLVMHEMKKKRKYFVEKIYNENNTPSVEYILSMIHDYDEMGKENCLMPEGGRIHSTVRSDQRGGCNPDLNAHRYREKGPLETRKKDGELENSLKEKHFEQIKNIVDQFSSVKKFHLKDKTLKEKLQKKEYYDDFFFLKYREYYKEDLINLCLETMLKNVTYILNNYKQYKNCSTFFLLLFCDIFLPYTTSDIFFYFKCIQRSYDGEDGSDKKNGDDNKLQQQFKHILENIELSHFTADTIRNVINAKNASHMVIPYLDILQHNNNFLNKAVCASGKSDEGAHCVEDLQRVSGKRDDHPEGETHKQHGAYGDTSKEYQHFINSYDSTYRPKKMKLENIVPLNLLYKFFQLFNFNINNVQLIYLLNEVIKENESNELVGNDNTIQFSKSEISPDQFRKVSYPLIQIRNKTLIVHKNSKKVFFKNFNIIDHYFKPSRGMLIQILDNGIHKAVSIYVDVYVVAYKVDILIERDAVLRQ
- a CDS encoding hypothetical protein (putative) encodes the protein MKLCSRLRDVLANCSSRKADKECIEYVKKILKEKNKKSEEQTKELFEFLANIIYEDLERDILKIKENGYQEVLCDFLFYLFKYMRRVNVKKCYKLVRKVTIMDVSTSDNTDNMSDGKGDGKGDQVKNRSPFRMVPFLLSSNILIYLEMLKREDSKNMQQDEHYFYQSMKNIMMSKKYVLMLSQVIGSVVTKFPNFPHFIDTSFNLYLYVRNGLVPFFLKNVYKRITDLFQLKGKEINTKFTVKKYYGFLFYVYFIYKLKIITCLHLNPSSTYSLLNDSVQLSTILDLYSHVLRDYKNILHLCFTVISNKKNNKTVLNTFCLAIIYLVNLLHANHNDILNVFPESTKNNSSLFKKYRDVFSMYRKLFDAMFKLSEEPSFSLSKVKLAVFCNLSSGRFNNHFVSKREKQRKEKWMYRQNYATKEGQTRDGQIAHTHNADQNKAASDSTNLHREANNLIVEWLAKKKGHISKQELVQLTYRTVTEHDYSCFVVFSFLYMLTRRFIRLYDFSPVLHDIVFCKPFRIGEIIMEMEASAASKKQSGNSVESGNSVKSSKRVESGKRVQSSKRVESSKRVKSSKSVVPAKKIPTTELANILYNNAFLNLLKDKLCLYLNIDGNILNLFFMNELYKFVNNRDLNYKNLHYLLAHDTGTRYYRMNVLLLLQKIVLRNVLRYALSLGGQANNGRESSGREKSGREKSGREKSGREKSGKEINDQENNGREINEQENNGQENDCEAVGDQVDAAHLHAGGGSQLALLFTKQNKKLKMLNINEFALGTKELKAAAEKKEENTFTILKSIDFVDITDSAEKKSLQFDMNIINIAVNQLTKESFTTLKSLISLQNKKKDQTKMYMKNLRSLEILLKCTYNFVNEFLAIIHLTKLGKKCILCCNGKRQHILCTQNYYEKVKNKKKKIKTTEREVHLQFEPTFGKKCAKRNNFLVVKKLIKLCVSIMKKGKKNPSEEKQKRRHCNIQTVELSKVIFFFLTF